The Chroicocephalus ridibundus chromosome 17, bChrRid1.1, whole genome shotgun sequence genome window below encodes:
- the SDR39U1 gene encoding epimerase family protein SDR39U1 — protein sequence MRVVVGGGTGFVGRALTQLLRSRGHEVTHVSRQGGKDRISWEELSRSGLPPCDAVVNLAGENVLNPFRRWSDAFCRDVISSRVETTKALAKAIADAEQPPHAWVLVTGVGYYRPSPTDEYTEDSPGGDFDFFSRLVSSWEAAALIPGSPTRGVVVRSGVVLGRGGGAISQMLWPFRLGLGGPLGSGRQPFPWIHIRDLAGIVCHALENECLHGVLNGVSPSSPATSNGTFAQELAAALGRPALLPVPAWALRAVFGAERAVMLLEGQRVVPKRTLESGYHFIFPDLSGALKDVVA from the exons ATGCGGGTGGTGGTGG GTGGTGGGACTGGCTTTGTGGGCAGAGCCCTAACCCAGTTGCTGCGGAGCCGTGGGCATGAAGTGACCCACGTCTCTCGACAAGGGGGCAAGGATCGGATCAGCTGG GAAGAGTTGTCCCGCTCTGGACTGCCCCCGTGTGACGCTGTGGTGAATTTGGCTGGTGAAAATGTCCTCAACCCTTTCCGCAG GTGGAGTGATGCCTTCTGCAGGGACGTCATCAGCAGCCGGGTTGAGACCACCAAGGCCTTGGCCAAAGCCATTGCTGATGCTGAACAGCCACCCCATGCTTGGGTCCTTGTCACCGGCGTAG GCTATTACCGCCCTAGCCCCACAGATGAGTATACCGAGGACAGCCCTGGGGGAGATTTCGACTTCTTCTCACGCCTGGTGAGCTCCTGGGAGGCGGCAGCTCTTATCCCTGGGAGCCCAACTCGTGGTGTTGTGGTGAGATCTG GGGTAGTGCTGGGCCGAGGTGGTGGTGCCATCTCTCAAATGCTCTGGCCTTTCCGTCTGGGACTAGGAGGCCCCTTGGGCTCTGGGCGCCAGCCCTTCCCATGGATCCACATTCGGGACCTGGCTGGGATCGTGTGTCATGCCCTGGAGAATGAGTGCCTGCACGGTGTCCTCAACGGtgtctccccatcctcccctgcCACCTCCAATGGCACCTTTGCTCAGGAgcttgctgcagccctggggcgCCCAGCCTTGCTGCCGGTGCCTGCTTGGGCTCTGCGGGCTGTCTTTGGAGCAGAGCGGGCTGTCATGCTGCTGGAGGGCCAGAGGGTGGTGCCAAAACGCACCCTGGAGAGCGGCTACCACTTCATCTTCCCTGACCTGTCTGGAGCCCTGAAGGACGTTGTGGCTTGA